The following proteins are encoded in a genomic region of Cryptomeria japonica chromosome 11, Sugi_1.0, whole genome shotgun sequence:
- the LOC131066424 gene encoding L-type lectin-domain containing receptor kinase IX.1-like yields the protein MVGLTLLLARWRHGNPNNLKSRELDKRFAQGPRKFSYSVLRAATKNFSNDQMLGKGGFGQVYRGTLSPSKETVAVKRILQGSKQVQKEYISEVSIISKLKHRNLVQLHRWCHEKGCLLLVYEFQPNGSLDKYLFGEKNRSDLNWDLRYSIACDIASALLYLHEEWDQRVVQRDIKANNVMLDGKFTGKLGHFGLARVVERERAILDTTVLAGTFGYLAPECVVTRKASLESDVFSFGAVCLEIAYGRRAVDRSLDDHNWKLVEWVWDLHGKGKILEATDAKLDGNFNGEEMERVLLVGLLCSHPYPKARLSIRQVIDILKMKDPLPPLPSSYPELVYTTSHGPVFSLSSTFDGKFCTTENVWNIESV from the coding sequence ATGGTCGGTTTGACACTGCTCTTAGCCCGGTGGCGGCATGGTAACCCCAACAATTTGAAAAGCAGAGAGCTGGACAAACGCTTTGCTCAAGGCCCGCGTAAGTTCTCCTACTCTGTCCTCCGTGCTGCAACGAAGAACTTCAGCAATGATCAAATGCTTGGAAAAGGAGGCTTCGGACAAGTCTACAGAGGCACCTTGTCTCCATCAAAGGAGACGGTCGCAGTAAAAAGAATATTGCAAGGCTCCAAACAAGTGCAAAAGGAATATATTTCAGAAGTGAGTATAATCTCTAAACTGAAGCATCGGAACCTTGTGCAGCTCCACAGATGGTGCCATGAAAAGGGTTGCCTGCTTCTTGTCTACGAATTTCAGCCAAACGGAAGTCTAGACAAATATTTATTTGGGGAGAAGAATAGGAGTGATTTGAATTGGGACCTAAGATACAGTATTGCTTGTGACATAGCCTCTGCTCTTCTATATCTTCATGAAGAATGGGATCAACGTGTTGTGCAAAGAGATATAAAGGCCAACAATGTAATGTTGGATGGAAAATTCACAGGAAAGTTGGGCCATTTCGGGCTGGCAAGAGTGGTGGAACGTGAGCGTGCAATCCTGGACACAACAGTGCTGGCAGGCACGTTTGGGTATCTTGCACCCGAATGTGTGGTTACCAGAAAAGCAAGCTTAGAATCAGATGTCTTCAGTTTTGGGGCTGTGTGTCTAGAAATTGCCTACGGAAGGAGGGCTGTGGACCGGAGCCTGGATGATCATAATTGGAAATTAGTCGAATGGGTTTGGGACTTGCATGGAAAGGGCAAGATTTTGGAAGCCACAGATGCAAAGCTGGATGGAAATTTCAATGGTGAGGAGATGGAGAGGGTATTGTTAGTGGGATTGCTGTGCTCTCATCCCTATCCCAAAGCAAGGCTGAGCATTAGACAGGTGATAGATATCCTAAAAATGAAAGATCCACTCCCTCCTCTTCCTTCGAGTTATCCAGAATTAGTGTACACTACCTCTCATGGTCCTGTCTTTTCTTTATCATCCACGTTTGATGGAAAATTTTGTACTACAGAGAACGTCTGGAATATTGAGAGTGTGTAA